The sequence AAGAAAAAAGTTACATTTGAAAAAAATGGGGAAACTTTCTTCATGCAGATCTCTGCAACCCCTGCCCGCCATTGGAGTGGACAAGGTCCTTGCGGTGGACATGAATCTACTTTTTTAGGCTATGTCATTCAAGGCCATGAAGAGGGTGATATTTATTTTGCTGGTGATACTGCGCGTTTGAGTGATAATCATATCCAAAAGTTGCAAGATCATTTCAATATCCGATGGAATTTTCAACCAGGAGGTCCTGACGAGGTAAGAAAGGATATGGAGAGTACTCATCAAGCTTCTGTAGATGGGCTTTGGATGCACTTTAAAATGATGATTCCTAAAATTTATACAAAAGGTATGGATAAACAGGAGTTTTTAAAACGCGCAATAGAATTAAAAACTATTTATATGCATACTATGACATACAAATTGGGTAATCTTCATATTAGTGACACTAAAGACAGTGTAGATAAAGTTTTAAAAGCCTTAGAATCGGATGAAATCGAAGCTCTAGAGCTAAAAAGCTACGAAGAACAAGTTTACCACGAATTATGTGATTTGGGAGATCGTCTTACATTTAGTCAGAGCGAAAAACTTCTACATTCTGAAGTTGCCCTATTACTTGCAAAAACGGTTATTGTTCCTAAGATTGGTTCTCGCATAGGTCTTAAAGGAACCAAGGCTAAGCAAACGAAAAGCATCTACTTTTAATACAATTTGATAAATTTCACTTCAGATTAATTGTGTATAACTAGAAATTAATGAATTTTTTATGCAATCTTTAAATATTTTTGCTAGAATAGTTTTTGAGATAATAAATCATTCAAAGGTGAGGAAGCTATGAGTTTTAACCAGGTGCATGAAAATATTGGTAGCGGACAGCAGTTATTCACCTACCCTTCAGCTAAAATTTGGACTACCTGGAAACACATCTGCTCTTTTACTAGTATTAGGGTTCATCATTGGTTGTATGATCATCCAACCACACGAAAGGTGGCTGAAGTAGCAGCATATACAATTGGAGTAGGTGTCATTGCTGCAGCAGCTTTTGCAACATCGCCTCTTATGATTACTGGAATTGCTATTGGTGGTGCACTCATTATAGGAATTACATATGTGGCTTCTCGGATACTAAATTGTCTAGTTCCCATGCGTCATGATATGAAAGATCATGCATTTTCCCCAGAGAAATTGGAAAGGAATGGTAAGCTTTTAGGAGAGCTTTATTATGATGGAGAAGTACCCATTTTAAGGATAGACTCAGAAGATCCTTATGAATCGGGATACACTCAAGGATATCTTCTTAGAGATGCTCTTGCAAGCCTTTATCGAAATATTGAATTATGCCTTTTTACTCTTGCAAGAGAGAAAAGACCATCAAAAATAGGGAAGATTTTAGACGTTGTAAAATCTAAAATTCCCGAGAAATTTCTTTTGGAGCTTCAAGGATTAGTTGATGGCTACAACTCAAGGAAAGGATTACTCGAAAGTACCATTACCTTAGAAGATCTACTTTATCTTCAACTTATGCCAGACAGAATGTATTTTAATCCGTCTAAAGTTAATGCTACAGAGAAAGAAAAAGAGGAGGCAAACCCATTATTTTCAACACAGGCAGTTGCTTGCACATTAACAGCTCTTTATGACAAGGATAACGTGCCATTATTTGCGCGTACGCTGGACTGGTTTTCATTTGGTAATTTGGGTAGATTAAGTCTTGTGATTTCTCGAATTAATTCTGCTACGAGAATTCGTGTGGCTGAAGTTTCAGTACCAGGCTTTATCGGTTCCCTCACTGGCATTAATAGCTCAGGACTATCTGTTGCTATGAATGTAACACCCTATGAAAAGGGAATTACTACTATAGAAGGTATTCCTGCGGCCTTTTACAATCGCATGATTTTGGAAAATTGTCATACTTTTGATCAAGCTGAAAAATTTATTGCTTCTCAAAAGCCTATGGGTCCATATCATCTGAGTGTATCTGATCAAGCAAAAGCGGGTACGTTTTCAATGTACCAAAAAGAAGATTGGACTAATGCCTGGTCTCAAGATAGGCACAATAATCATCGTCTTCGTCTATTGACAAAACAGGATGTACTGATTACGACAAATTGCTCTTGCAATCCGGAAAAACATGATATGTTTAATGGAAAGTACAGGAAAAGCTTGATTAAGGACTATCTAGAGAGAAACAGTCAAATACAAGATCCAAAAGAGATTTTATCGCATACTCAGTCTATTCCATGGGTAAATAATCCTTTCACAACTCATGGGGTGATCATGGGCTCTAAAACTCTTGAAGTAGCGTTTGATAATGCGTGGTCTGGCGATCGGGACTTACATCCCGTTGATCTTGCCAAACTTTTTGGATAATTGATTTATATACACAAACAAGTTAAAGAATTGTTTGTGTATACATTTGCTTGTTAAAATTGCCTTTTTTAGCATCTTTATCATTAAATTTTTCAACCATATGTTCGCAAAATTTATCAATAAATCTACTCAAAAAATTTCAATTTTTCTAAGCAAAGCTAATTATGCAAGAAGTCTATTCTTGCGTTGGATTTTTCAAAGCGGGAATAAGAAGTTCTGAGCGCTCTTTTATGGTATGAAATTCTTTACTATCACCTATCTTCTGTAAAGTCTCTTGGAAAAAGAGTAGCGCCGACTCTTTTTCCCCAAGTTCCAAGCTGCACTCTGCAGCAAAAAAACTAGGCGCAGGATTAGATGGGTTATTGATGCCTGCAATCATGTAGTAAGCAATTGCCTTTGCATACTGCTTCAACTGATGACGACAAGCAGCTGCGCCAAGTGCATATCTATAACTAGAAACATCTAACATAAATAACTTATCAAAAACATCAATTCCTTCTTTATAGTGCCCCGTTTCATATAGATGATTTGCAACTCCATAAAGATTTTCTTCAGCATCACCAGAAAATTCGATCAATTGATTAATGGAAGGCGCTTTTTTTGCAAGACCTACAATTGCTTCCATCATCTTTTTAAATTGTACAGGATCATCCATGCGTTTTTTTTTCTCAACATCTTTTAAATGGGACATTTTAAATCTCCTCAACATCTCTTTTTCTTTGGAAGCTATCAAAATATTTAATTATACTCAATCCTCAAATCCTACTTGCGAATTAATGCTCTCATAGATTATGTTTCTCTCACTGTCTTTGGTCGAGATGAAAATTTTATAGACCACTGTACTTTCTCGTAAGCTAATAACCCTATTTTTAAGGAGAAAGGCGCGCTATGCCTACAATAAATCAACTGGTACGTCAAGGCCGTGAGTGTAAACAAAAACGCAAAAAATCACCTGCCTTAGATCAATGCCCACAAAGACGTGGAGTCTGTCTACAAGTAAAGACAAAAACTCCTAAAAAACCCAACTCTGCTCTTAGAAAAGTAGCCTGGGTTCGCCTTTCCAACGGCCAAGAAGTTATTGCCTACATCGGTGGCGAAGGCCATAACCTACAAGAACACAGCATCGTTTTGGTACGCGGCGGCAGAGTAAAAGACTTGCCAGGTGTTCGTTACCACATCGTGAGAGGTACTTTAGACTGCGCAGCAGTAAAAGACCGTAAACAAGGAAGATCGAAGTACGGCGCAAAAAGACCCAAGTAACGCTGAGATATTCGTAAGATGTGTATCTCGGCACGTGATTTTTGCTTTCTTCATATTAATTTAAGAAAGCCCAAATCACGCGCAAGGCTCTAGAAAAAGCTATCTTAGATAGCCTTAAAGAGCCAGGTGAAGCAACTTGCGATCTTCAAAAACAGATAGTTTAAACGATATATAATTTTGAGGAGACTATGTCTAGAAGACATCGCGCAGATAAGCGCAAAATTGAACCAGACCCAGTATATGGCAGCCTAGTGCTTGCTAAATTCATCAACAAAGTTATGCAAGATGGAAAAAAATCTATTGCAAGACAAGTTGTGTATAATGCAATTGAAAAATTTGCAAAACGTGTCAATGCTGAACATCCTCTCTATGCCTTTGAAGAGGCTCTTGAGAATGCAAAACCCGCTCTTGAAGTAAAATCTCGTCGTATTGGTGGAGCTACCTACCAAGTACCTGTTGAAATCCCAGCAGAAAGGCGCACCTCCCTTGCTATGCTTTGGATTATCAATTATTCCAGAGAAAAAGCAGGCCGCTCTATGGAAGATGGCCTCTCAAGCGAGCTTACTGATTGTTTTAACAATCAAGGCGCAACCATCAAGAAAAAAGATGATACTCACAGAATGGCTGAGTCTAATAAAGCCTTTGCACACTACAAATGGTAATAAAAAGGAGTTAAGACAATGCCAAGACCAGACACTGATAAGCTTGAAGATGTACGTAATATCGGGATCATGGCTCACATTGATGCCGGTAAGACAACAACAACTGAGCGTATCTTATTCTACACAGGACGTGTGCACAGAATTGGAGAAGTCCATGAAGGTGCTGCCACTATGGACTGGATGGAACAAGAAAAAGAGAGAGGGATTACAATTACCTCTGCTGCAACAACTGTACACTGGAAAAAAAGTAAGATCAATATCATCGACACTCCAGGACACGTTGACTTTACAATCGAAGTGGAAAGATCTTTGCGCGTGCTAGATGGTGCTGTTGCGCTGTTTTGCGCTGTTGCTGGTGTACAACCACAATCTGAAACAGTATGGCGCCAAGCTGATAAATATAAAGTGCCTCGCATTGCATTTGTCAATAAAATGGACCGCACAGGTGCTGATTTCTTTGAATGTTTCAAAACACTTAAAGAAAAGCTTGGGACCAATGCGCTTCCTGTTCAATGTCCTATTGGTGCAGAAGCAGAATTCTCAGGACTTGTTGATCTTGTTACAATGAAAGCCCACATCTTCCACACAGAAGATCAAGGAATCGAGTACGAGATCACAGAGATTCCTGCAGACTTACGTGAAAAATGCGAACAAATGAGAGCAGACCTTCTAGAGGAACTTGCAACACTTGATGAAGACAATGAAGCTTTCATGCACAAAGTGCTCGAAGCTCCAGAGACTTTAACCGTAGAGGAAGTCCATGCTTCCATCAGAAAAGCTGTTTGTGCAAACAAATTCAATCCTGTACTTTGCGGCGCATCTTTTAAAAACAAAGGTGTACAACAACTACTCGATGCTGTTGTTGCTTGGATGCCATCTCCTCTTGATCGCGGCGAAATTAAAGGTCTCAACGTGGACACACTCGAGCCTTTAGTGTTGCAGCCAGACGATAATGGTCCTCTTGCAGCTCTTGCCTTTAAAATCATGTCTGACCCTTATGTTGGCAGACTTACGTTTGTACGCGTTTACAGCGGAACCTTAGTAAAGGGTACAAATCTTGTAAACACAACAAAGGACAAGAAAGAGCGCGTATCTCGCCTTCTAGAGATGCATGCTAACAACAGAAAAGACCGTGATGAGTTCTACACAGGTGATATAGCAGCTTGTATTGGTCTTAAGTGCACAACAACAGGGGACACTCTCTGTACACCTGACAATCCTCTTCTTCTTGAAAAGATGGAGTTTCCAGAGCCCGTTATTGATATGGCAATTGAGCCAAAATCAAAAGCCGATAGAGAAAAGCTTTCTTTAGCTCTTAGTTCTCTTTCAGAAGAAGACCCTACGTTCCGTGTACATTCTAACGAAGAAACGGGTCAAACCATTATCTCTGGAATGGGTGAGCTTCACCTAGAGATTTTAAGAGACCGTATGATGAGAGAATTTTCTGTAGATGCAAATGTGGGTAAACCGCAAGTGTCTTACAAAGAAACAATCACAGCAGCTGGTAAGTCTGACACCAAATTTGTTAAACAATCAGGTGGTAAAGGACAATATGCTCACGTGGTGCTCGAAGTAGAGCCTAACGAAGCTGGCAAAGGAAACGAGGTCTTTAATAAAATTGTGGGTGGTGTCATTCCAAAAGAATTCATACCAGCAGTAATTAAAGGCGTTAATGAAGGGCTATCCACTGGCGTTCTTGCAGGGTATGCTCTTGTTGACATGAAAGTTTCCATTGTATTTGGATCTTATCACGAAGTTGAC comes from Chlamydiales bacterium and encodes:
- the fusA gene encoding elongation factor G, with the translated sequence MPRPDTDKLEDVRNIGIMAHIDAGKTTTTERILFYTGRVHRIGEVHEGAATMDWMEQEKERGITITSAATTVHWKKSKINIIDTPGHVDFTIEVERSLRVLDGAVALFCAVAGVQPQSETVWRQADKYKVPRIAFVNKMDRTGADFFECFKTLKEKLGTNALPVQCPIGAEAEFSGLVDLVTMKAHIFHTEDQGIEYEITEIPADLREKCEQMRADLLEELATLDEDNEAFMHKVLEAPETLTVEEVHASIRKAVCANKFNPVLCGASFKNKGVQQLLDAVVAWMPSPLDRGEIKGLNVDTLEPLVLQPDDNGPLAALAFKIMSDPYVGRLTFVRVYSGTLVKGTNLVNTTKDKKERVSRLLEMHANNRKDRDEFYTGDIAACIGLKCTTTGDTLCTPDNPLLLEKMEFPEPVIDMAIEPKSKADREKLSLALSSLSEEDPTFRVHSNEETGQTIISGMGELHLEILRDRMMREFSVDANVGKPQVSYKETITAAGKSDTKFVKQSGGKGQYAHVVLEVEPNEAGKGNEVFNKIVGGVIPKEFIPAVIKGVNEGLSTGVLAGYALVDMKVSIVFGSYHEVDSSEMAFKICGSMAIKDAAKKCKPIILEPIMKVDVSSPEEAVGDIMGDLNRRRGKIIGQDAHKTTVVIHAEVPLSELFGYSTDIRNVSRGRASFVMEPSHFERVPAKIQEEIMKK
- a CDS encoding C45 family autoproteolytic acyltransferase/hydrolase, translated to MSFNQVHENIGSGQQLFTYPSAKIWTTWKHICSFTSIRVHHWLYDHPTTRKVAEVAAYTIGVGVIAAAAFATSPLMITGIAIGGALIIGITYVASRILNCLVPMRHDMKDHAFSPEKLERNGKLLGELYYDGEVPILRIDSEDPYESGYTQGYLLRDALASLYRNIELCLFTLAREKRPSKIGKILDVVKSKIPEKFLLELQGLVDGYNSRKGLLESTITLEDLLYLQLMPDRMYFNPSKVNATEKEKEEANPLFSTQAVACTLTALYDKDNVPLFARTLDWFSFGNLGRLSLVISRINSATRIRVAEVSVPGFIGSLTGINSSGLSVAMNVTPYEKGITTIEGIPAAFYNRMILENCHTFDQAEKFIASQKPMGPYHLSVSDQAKAGTFSMYQKEDWTNAWSQDRHNNHRLRLLTKQDVLITTNCSCNPEKHDMFNGKYRKSLIKDYLERNSQIQDPKEILSHTQSIPWVNNPFTTHGVIMGSKTLEVAFDNAWSGDRDLHPVDLAKLFG
- a CDS encoding SycD/LcrH family type III secretion system chaperone, whose protein sequence is MSHLKDVEKKKRMDDPVQFKKMMEAIVGLAKKAPSINQLIEFSGDAEENLYGVANHLYETGHYKEGIDVFDKLFMLDVSSYRYALGAAACRHQLKQYAKAIAYYMIAGINNPSNPAPSFFAAECSLELGEKESALLFFQETLQKIGDSKEFHTIKERSELLIPALKNPTQE
- the rpsG gene encoding 30S ribosomal protein S7 translates to MSRRHRADKRKIEPDPVYGSLVLAKFINKVMQDGKKSIARQVVYNAIEKFAKRVNAEHPLYAFEEALENAKPALEVKSRRIGGATYQVPVEIPAERRTSLAMLWIINYSREKAGRSMEDGLSSELTDCFNNQGATIKKKDDTHRMAESNKAFAHYKW
- the rpsL gene encoding 30S ribosomal protein S12 yields the protein MPTINQLVRQGRECKQKRKKSPALDQCPQRRGVCLQVKTKTPKKPNSALRKVAWVRLSNGQEVIAYIGGEGHNLQEHSIVLVRGGRVKDLPGVRYHIVRGTLDCAAVKDRKQGRSKYGAKRPK